A window of Acidobacteriota bacterium contains these coding sequences:
- a CDS encoding oligopeptidase B (PtrB; oligopeptidase that cleaves peptide bonds following arginine and lysine residues), whose protein sequence is MLKLTRRVVPLLVLFSVSFPTLTLEAADAPSAPSAPPVAKQTPKVTEINGHELVDNYFWLRDKKNPDVKAYLDAENAYTEGVMKFTEPLQKKLYGELLSRIKETDVDVPYKYGGYFYYARTEAGKQYPIRCRRKGSMESPEEIVLDVNELAKGQSFMAVAAYQVSDDGNLLAYSTDNTGFRQYTLAVKDLRTGNLLSDHIEKTGSVAWGSDNKTLFYTVEDSAKRQYRLYRHTVGTTGPDDLTYEETDARFSVEVFRTRSKAYLFLISGSHTTSEARFIPANQPAAEWKVIEPRKQDVEYYPDHNGDFFYIRANDTGRNFRLVKAPVNAPDRSNWQEVIPHRPTVMLDDTDFFKNYYVTCERENGLPQISVADLQSGKSHRIPFPEAAYVSTPYINREYDTTEFRYSYQSFVTPQSVYEYDMASGASTLLKQKEVPGGYDRTRYRVEQLYAAAADGTKIPISVVYLKGKKLDGTAPLYVYGYGSYGISIDVNFNSNIFSLVDRGIVYAIAHPRGGGEMGKTWHDDGRMMRKKNTFTDFIACAEYLVGKGYGSKEKLVIEGGSAGGLLMGAVTNMRPDLFHAVIAKVPFVDVMNTMLDESLPLTVTEFEEWGNPKEKPAFDYMISYSPYDNIQKKIYPNILVKTSFNDSQVMYWEPAKYVAKMRATRDDKKILILKTNMGAGHGGASGRYDRLHEFAFDYAFILNQVGIHD, encoded by the coding sequence CATGAGCTTGTCGACAATTATTTCTGGCTGCGCGACAAGAAGAACCCTGACGTCAAGGCCTACCTTGACGCTGAAAATGCTTATACCGAAGGGGTGATGAAATTCACCGAGCCTCTTCAGAAAAAGCTTTACGGCGAACTGCTCAGCCGCATCAAGGAAACCGATGTCGATGTTCCTTACAAATACGGCGGCTATTTCTATTATGCGCGGACCGAAGCGGGAAAGCAGTATCCGATCCGCTGCCGTCGTAAAGGCAGCATGGAGTCGCCGGAAGAAATCGTACTCGACGTAAACGAACTGGCAAAAGGTCAGAGCTTCATGGCAGTCGCTGCCTATCAGGTTAGCGACGATGGAAACCTGCTCGCTTATTCCACTGACAACACCGGATTTCGGCAATACACGCTTGCAGTAAAGGACCTGCGCACAGGCAATCTGCTCTCAGATCACATCGAGAAGACTGGCTCGGTTGCCTGGGGCAGCGATAACAAGACCTTGTTTTACACGGTTGAAGATTCGGCAAAACGGCAATACCGCTTGTATCGCCACACCGTGGGAACGACGGGCCCGGACGATCTGACCTACGAAGAGACGGATGCACGCTTCAGCGTCGAAGTCTTCAGGACGCGTAGCAAGGCATATCTCTTTCTCATTTCGGGAAGTCACACGACCAGCGAGGCCCGCTTCATTCCTGCGAATCAGCCGGCAGCGGAGTGGAAGGTAATCGAACCACGCAAGCAGGACGTCGAGTACTATCCCGACCACAACGGCGATTTCTTCTATATCCGCGCGAACGACACCGGGCGAAATTTCCGCCTCGTCAAGGCTCCAGTGAACGCCCCGGACAGGTCAAATTGGCAGGAAGTGATTCCCCATCGGCCGACGGTCATGCTGGACGACACTGACTTTTTCAAGAACTACTACGTCACCTGCGAGCGCGAGAATGGTTTGCCACAGATTTCTGTGGCAGACCTTCAGAGCGGAAAGTCACACCGAATCCCGTTTCCGGAAGCTGCCTATGTGTCCACGCCGTACATAAACCGAGAATATGACACGACGGAGTTCCGTTACAGCTATCAATCGTTTGTAACACCGCAGTCGGTCTACGAATACGACATGGCGAGTGGCGCCTCCACGTTGCTCAAGCAGAAAGAAGTTCCTGGTGGATATGATCGGACGCGGTATCGCGTCGAGCAACTTTACGCTGCTGCGGCCGATGGAACCAAGATTCCCATTTCAGTGGTGTACCTCAAAGGGAAAAAACTAGACGGTACAGCTCCTCTGTATGTGTACGGATACGGCTCTTATGGGATCTCAATCGACGTCAACTTCAACTCGAACATTTTCAGTTTGGTCGATCGTGGAATCGTTTACGCCATAGCCCATCCGCGTGGCGGCGGAGAGATGGGGAAGACATGGCACGATGACGGCCGCATGATGCGCAAGAAAAATACCTTTACCGACTTCATAGCCTGCGCCGAGTACCTGGTCGGCAAAGGGTACGGCTCCAAGGAAAAGCTGGTGATCGAAGGTGGCAGCGCCGGCGGATTGCTGATGGGTGCCGTTACGAATATGCGCCCGGATCTCTTTCATGCTGTGATCGCCAAGGTGCCATTCGTCGACGTGATGAACACCATGCTTGACGAATCGTTGCCGCTGACCGTTACAGAGTTTGAGGAATGGGGAAATCCCAAGGAGAAGCCGGCATTCGATTACATGATTAGTTACTCGCCCTACGACAACATTCAAAAAAAGATATATCCCAACATCCTCGTGAAGACCTCATTCAACGACAGTCAGGTAATGTACTGGGAACCGGCGAAATACGTAGCGAAGATGCGCGCTACGCGCGATGACAAGAAGATTCTGATTCTCAAGACCAACATGGGAGCAGGACACGGAGGAGCATCCGGCCGCTACGACCGGCTGCATGAATTTGCGTTTGATTACGCGTTCATTCTGAACCAGGTTGGGATACACGACTAG
- a CDS encoding adenylate kinase encodes MNTPATSVADYAARAVGPIILLGAPGAGKGTQAKQIVERYGVPQISTGDLLRENVKLGTELGKRAKAVMDSGKLVSDQLVCDMVAERLARPDCARGFILDGFPRTVGQAEWLDGFLAARGSKLPLRVIKITVEYDKLLKRLTGRRTCPVCGTIYNMYTNPPKVDEVCDRDGSKLTFRKDDSEEAIGTRLKAYENDTLPLSDYYRQRGILIEISGDSAPEQVTDQLFRALDKGAL; translated from the coding sequence ATGAATACTCCTGCAACTTCTGTGGCTGACTACGCCGCACGCGCGGTCGGACCAATCATTCTTCTAGGCGCTCCCGGCGCCGGCAAAGGCACGCAAGCGAAACAGATTGTGGAACGCTACGGCGTTCCCCAGATCTCTACGGGCGATTTGTTGCGCGAAAACGTAAAGCTTGGAACTGAACTCGGGAAAAGAGCAAAAGCGGTAATGGATTCCGGCAAACTAGTATCGGACCAGTTGGTATGTGACATGGTCGCTGAACGTCTCGCCCGTCCGGACTGCGCTCGCGGATTCATCCTCGACGGCTTTCCCCGTACCGTCGGCCAGGCGGAATGGCTCGATGGATTTCTGGCTGCACGTGGGTCAAAGCTGCCGCTACGGGTGATCAAGATCACTGTCGAGTATGACAAGCTGCTAAAGCGTCTTACGGGACGGCGTACATGTCCCGTTTGTGGAACCATCTACAACATGTACACCAATCCGCCGAAGGTAGATGAGGTTTGCGATCGGGACGGTTCGAAGCTGACATTTCGTAAAGACGACAGCGAAGAAGCGATCGGCACGCGCTTAAAGGCTTATGAGAACGACACACTCCCGCTCAGTGACTACTACCGCCAGCGTGGGATTCTGATAGAAATCAGTGGAGACTCCGCACCGGAGCAAGTAACGGACCAGTTGTTTAGAGCATTAGATAAGGGCGCTCTCTGA
- a CDS encoding acetamidase, which produces MHRFLALCLLVLSTNLYSQSNHTYTLAATPKTVAWGYYDAAAIPVLHIQSGDTVTFETLLTNSPTGLEKAGLAPDQVQQNLRDIYKEITSHGPGGHILNGPVYIDGAEPGDTLEIHIQKIELAIPYAYNGFRSGAGFLTQDFPYARTKIIPLNRERMVASFAPGIELPLHPFFGSMGVAPPKAYGRISSAPPGIHGGNMDNKKLLAGTTVYLPVHVKGALFEIGDGHAGQGNGEVDITALETSLTGTLQFIVRTDLKVRYPRAETPTCYISMGFDDDLSEATRIAVRQMIDFLVAEKHLSRDDAYMLTSVAGDVDITELVDGNKGMHVMMPKSIFGTTSR; this is translated from the coding sequence ATGCACCGGTTCCTTGCGCTATGTCTGCTTGTGTTGTCCACGAACCTCTACTCGCAGTCCAACCATACTTACACTCTGGCGGCAACGCCGAAGACCGTCGCCTGGGGCTACTACGATGCTGCGGCCATCCCTGTGCTGCACATCCAATCCGGCGACACGGTCACCTTCGAGACGTTACTCACAAATAGCCCTACCGGCCTGGAGAAAGCGGGCCTCGCTCCCGACCAGGTGCAGCAGAATTTGCGCGACATCTATAAGGAGATCACCAGCCACGGTCCCGGGGGACACATCCTCAACGGTCCTGTCTACATCGATGGAGCCGAACCGGGCGACACGCTCGAGATCCACATCCAGAAGATCGAGCTTGCGATCCCATATGCATACAACGGCTTCCGCTCCGGCGCAGGATTTCTCACGCAGGACTTCCCTTACGCCCGCACGAAGATCATTCCACTCAACCGCGAGCGCATGGTCGCGAGCTTCGCTCCGGGAATCGAGCTTCCCTTGCATCCGTTCTTCGGCAGCATGGGAGTTGCTCCGCCTAAGGCATATGGACGAATCAGCAGCGCACCCCCGGGAATCCACGGCGGCAACATGGACAATAAGAAGCTTTTAGCCGGCACCACCGTTTACCTGCCGGTTCACGTGAAAGGAGCATTGTTCGAGATCGGCGATGGCCACGCAGGACAAGGCAACGGTGAAGTCGACATTACTGCGCTCGAGACTTCCCTAACCGGAACCCTGCAATTCATCGTGCGCACGGATCTGAAGGTAAGGTACCCGCGTGCCGAGACACCGACGTGCTACATCAGCATGGGATTCGACGACGACCTAAGCGAAGCCACGCGCATCGCCGTGCGCCAGATGATTGACTTCCTGGTTGCCGAAAAACACCTGAGTCGCGACGATGCCTACATGTTGACCAGCGTCGCTGGAGATGTAGACATCACGGAGCTGGTCGACGGCAACAAAGGCATGCACGTCATGATGCCGAAGAGCATTTTCGGGACCACCTCGCGGTAG
- a CDS encoding flagellar motor protein MotB: MIVNRSLLIVVAGAAMVFNAGCATKKYVRNEAAPVINKTNELDDLTAKNTRDIRDVDTRSQQGIQGVNDRIASVDQKALAAGQAADQANQAATQTSGKVDALTNTVANLDNYRPVAETSVHFAFNSAVLSKKAKQALDQLANDIPNTKGYVIQLIGGTDSVGGSQYNYKLSEMRAAAVVQYLASQYNVPAYKVYVAGLGKDKEAASNRTANGRAQNRRVDVQLMTNVQENTAAQNVTPAAPNSR; the protein is encoded by the coding sequence ATGATTGTCAATCGCTCATTGTTAATTGTCGTGGCGGGCGCGGCGATGGTCTTCAACGCCGGATGCGCCACCAAGAAGTATGTGCGCAACGAAGCTGCGCCAGTAATCAACAAGACCAACGAACTCGACGACCTGACTGCGAAGAACACGCGCGACATCCGGGACGTCGATACTCGCTCTCAGCAGGGAATTCAAGGTGTAAATGACCGGATCGCTTCCGTCGATCAGAAGGCGCTCGCTGCTGGTCAGGCAGCCGATCAGGCGAACCAGGCCGCCACTCAGACTTCAGGCAAAGTCGATGCACTAACCAACACCGTAGCCAATCTCGATAACTATCGGCCAGTGGCGGAGACCTCGGTGCACTTTGCTTTCAACAGTGCCGTACTCAGCAAGAAAGCCAAACAAGCTCTCGATCAGCTCGCCAACGACATTCCGAACACAAAGGGATATGTAATCCAGTTGATTGGTGGGACCGACTCGGTGGGTGGCTCTCAGTACAACTACAAGCTCAGTGAGATGCGTGCGGCGGCGGTTGTTCAATACCTTGCCAGCCAGTACAACGTGCCCGCGTACAAAGTCTACGTGGCGGGATTGGGCAAGGATAAGGAAGCTGCGTCTAACCGCACCGCCAACGGCCGTGCCCAGAATCGGCGGGTCGACGTGCAGCTCATGACCAACGTGCAGGAAAACACTGCTGCGCAAAACGTTACTCCGGCTGCCCCCAACAGCCGGTAA
- a CDS encoding TetR family transcriptional regulator, which produces MPQTYAPVESAEARASSGKRAPGRPRSEDARKAILRSTLKLLQEMGFPDLSIEAIAADADVGKATVYRWWPNKASLVAEAFSRSADEELRFPNTGSVRNDVSIQMKHLVRILRGRRGRIVAALIGGGQSDPELIQAFRDRFMMPRRQEAYQTLRRGMARRELPEHVDLDLALDILYGSLYMRFLIRQTGLTEDYVEQVVALVFDGAAKRE; this is translated from the coding sequence ATGCCGCAAACCTACGCTCCCGTGGAGAGCGCAGAAGCAAGGGCCAGTAGTGGGAAGCGAGCTCCGGGAAGGCCGCGCAGCGAGGACGCCCGCAAGGCCATCTTGCGCAGCACGCTGAAGCTTTTGCAGGAGATGGGATTCCCGGACCTGTCGATCGAAGCGATCGCTGCCGACGCCGATGTGGGCAAAGCTACCGTCTACCGCTGGTGGCCCAACAAGGCATCGCTTGTGGCCGAGGCGTTCTCACGCAGTGCGGACGAGGAATTGCGCTTTCCCAATACAGGATCTGTGCGCAACGACGTCAGCATCCAAATGAAACATCTGGTGCGCATCCTGCGCGGACGTCGTGGACGAATCGTGGCGGCACTCATCGGCGGAGGCCAGTCGGATCCTGAGCTTATCCAGGCATTCCGCGACCGCTTCATGATGCCTCGCCGGCAAGAGGCCTACCAGACACTCCGCCGCGGCATGGCGCGTCGTGAGTTGCCGGAACATGTCGACCTCGATCTGGCACTCGACATCCTTTACGGCTCGCTGTATATGCGCTTTCTGATTCGGCAGACGGGGCTCACTGAAGACTACGTGGAACAGGTTGTCGCTCTCGTCTTCGACGGCGCTGCGAAACGCGAGTAG